A genomic region of Mustela erminea isolate mMusErm1 chromosome 12, mMusErm1.Pri, whole genome shotgun sequence contains the following coding sequences:
- the IER5L gene encoding immediate early response gene 5-like protein: protein MECALDAQSLISISLRKIHSSRTQRGGIKLHKNLLVSYVLRNARQLYLSERYAELYRRQQQQQQQQQQQQQQPPHHQHQHLAYAAPGMPASAADFGPLQLGGGGDAEAREPAARHQLHQLHQLHQLHLQQQLHQHQHPAPRGCAAAAGAPAGGAGALSELPGCAALQPPHGAPHRGQPLEQLQPGPAPLPPPAPAALCPRDPRASAACSAPSAPPAAAPQAAAGASPPASPAPASSPGFYRGAYPAPSDFGVHCSSQTTVLDLDTHVVTTVENGYLHQDCCASAHCPCCGQGAPGPGLASAAGCKRKYYPGQEEDEDDEEDAGDLGAEPPGGAQFAPCKRARFEDFCPDSSPDASNISNLISIFGSGFSGLVSRQPDSSEQPPPLNGQLCAKQALASLGAWTRAIVAF from the coding sequence ATGGAGTGCGCCCTGGACGCCCAGAGCCTGATCAGCATCTCCCTGCGCAAGATCCACAGCTCCCGGACCCAGCGCGGCGGCATCAAGCTGCACAAGAACCTCCTGGTGTCCTACGTGCTCCGCAACGCGCGCCAGCTCTACCTGAGCGAGCGCTACGCCGAGCTCTACCGgcgccagcagcagcagcagcaacagcaacagcagcagcagcagcagccgccccaccaccagcaccagcacctcGCGTACGCGGCACCCGGCATGCCGGCCAGCGCGGCCGACTTCGGCCCGCTCCAACTTGGCGGTGGCGGGGACGCGGAGGCGCGCGAGCCGGCCGCCCGGCACCAGCTGCACCAGCTCCACCAGCTCCACCAGCTGCACCTCCAGCAGCAGctgcaccagcaccagcacccgGCGCCCAGGGGCTgcgcggcggcggccggggcgcccgcgggcggcgcgggggcgCTCTCGGAGCTGCCCGGGTGCGCCGCGCTCCAGCCGCCGCACGGCGCGCCCCACCGCGGGCAGCCCTTGGAGCAGCTGCAGCCGGGTCCtgcgccgctgccgccgcccgcTCCCGCCGCGCTCTGCCCGCGGGACCCTCGCGCCTCGGCCGCCTGCTCCGCGCCCTCCGCGCCCCCAGCGGCCGCCCCTCAGGCCGCTGCTGGCGCCTCCCCGCCCGCCTCCCcggcccccgcctcctccccaggCTTCTACCGGGGCGCGTACCCGGCCCCCTCGGACTTCGGCGTGCACTGCAGCAGCCAGACCACCGTGCTGGACCTGGACACTCACGTGGTGACCACGGTGGAGAACGGCTACTTGCACCAGGACTGCTGCGCCTCCGCCCACTGCCCCTGCTGTGGCCAGGGCGCCCCAGGACCCGGCCTGGCGTCGGCCGCCGGCTGCAAGCGCAAGTATTACCCGGGCCAGGAGGAGGACGAAGACGACGAGGAGGACGCGGGCGACCTGGGAGCCGAACCCCCCGGGGGCGCCCAGTTCGCCCCCTGCAAGCGCGCCCGCTTCGAGGACTTCTGCCCGGACTCGTCCCCGGACGCGTCCAACATCTCAAACTTGATCTCCATCTTTGGCTCGGGCTTCTCGGGGCTGGTGAGCCGACAGCCGGACTCCTCCGAGCAGCCGCCGCCGCTCAACGGGCAGCTGTGCGCCAAGCAGGCGCTCGCCAGCCTCGGCGCCTGGACTCGAGCCATTGTCGCCTTCTAG